The genomic region TAAACTCCATGCTGCCTGACTCTGAACCTGACGCGATGTCTATCGGcttggaaaaaaaagacctCGCAGAGTCGGTTGAACTAAAtttgatgatggttgaaGATCTGGAGCCAAACCCATCAGAACCTTCGTCAACTGTGTAAAAGTCTGACTTGGGCGAGCCGATCTTTATAACTGCTGCAACAACCGAGCTCGACGATGAATAGTTGTGACTGGGAGCCTTCGTGCCATCGTCGGGAACAGCATACCAACGTGGTAATTTCCTCTTATGCCCTCCAGAATTACCATCAGCGCCCGAAAGTGGGAGAAATTCCAGGGTACCTTGTACACGATCCCAGTTGAACCCATGCGCATCATTAGCAATCCTAAGTACGTACTCCACCCAGTCGAGCAGCCAGTTTTGCCTTAGCGATAGAGGATTTTTAGGGACCCGTGTATTGAAGTTGAACGAAAATGGCAGTCGGCTGTTGAAGCCAAGCGGTTTGAGGTAGGGATGATCAGAAAGGGTTACGGTGTTTGACAGCCTTCTCGGAATCGGAGGCGGCCCTATCAAATCGACGTAGGCCCGGTGGATAATATCGTCCAAGTTCGCAGGTCGATATTGAGAGCGAAGACCTAGCCTTCGCCCGCAAAAACGTCGCGCAGTGTCATGCATGAATGAGACTGTTGCCAATGTGATAGAGTGTACTCCATTGGTCTGCTCACTTCGGATTTCCAGTATACCATTGCATGCTGAAATAAGTCGGCGCTGTGCAATGGTCTCGCGTTCTATTGATGGAGTCCGGCAAAAACCCCCCTCTGCTGAACAGTCTCGGGTAAGTCTCTATGAGTACTGGATCGCGCATCTTGATCTATATAATAGTATAGAATTAGTGGATCATCCTTTTTCCCTTACCGCGAGGGCCGAACCAGGACATCAAAGTGGGCAGCCTTTATATGCTTCGTGATACTCCGCCTGGCGACCATATCCATTGTTATTGCTGCGGCAGTGAAGCCTGAAGTTGTGTTACGTTACTTTGGCGAGTGTTTGAAGATTGTTATATTTATCTCTATCGCTGCCGGAGAGGTAGGTGCAACCACCTCAAACTCCCACAACATGTACATCCATGCTAACAGTGAGCACGAAGAATGTCGTGATATTATACCCTCTTGTGAGAAGTCGATTCGAGAAGACCAGTTATTGCACACGTCTTTGGTTACTCGCTGGATTCCTTCAGCTTGTTTTGTTCGGTTTGGGCATATGGCTCAACTTGAAGTATggccaccctctcctctgGGCCTCTCTTGTCTTCACTCACATTGCCATTTTTCTCGATATAATAACCCCACCGTCAATCACCCTATCGAACAATGATTGGATCGACCCTATACAAAATTACCGGTTCTGGAgcgccgctgctgcttcgtTCGTTGCATTTATTTTGACAGTAGTCTCTTTAGGACTCGACTATGCCAATGTTATCTTCGACAGTCATTTGCCACAATGCATTTTGGCAAGTATCCGGTTTGGGAGTGGACGTTATGGAGATTATATTGGACCTACAGAAGGACTCGGAGCGACTCCCTTCCATTGACCTCGGGACCCAGTCCAGAAGAAGACCCAGCCAAGATCTTGGATGTTGAAGGCTCTGTTGGAAATTAATTAGTGCGAAAACCCTTGTGTATAAACGTGAGCAGTGGTGTAAAGGTTACATGCTAAcagcaaccaacaacaaagtcACTGTGCCGATCCACATAACCCTGGCGGTGCAAGGTGGGCCCACTAATCTGTCAACTGTCCCACTTCTGCAGCTGACCCGTGCGAAATAGATCTATGAGAGGGTCACCGGACCCACTTTGGCACTCACACCTTTGGTACTTCCCGTGCGTCACCTGCAGTTCCACCCCATTGTGAGACGATACGTGGACAGCCCGAGGCTTCCAGCCACTCAGATACCATGTCAGCCCAGCGAGTTCCAAGGTTTGTGAAACAAAACCTCTGCTCAAGCCCTTGGTTCGACAACTCGGCCCAGATCTGTTTGGCTCGCTCGAGGGAAGGGCCTGACTGAACGGCGGCCGAGGACAATTGCAACTGGGCCATAGCTAAGTGACATATCAGATCGGGAAAGCCCTCGGCAACAACCAAGCACTCCCGAGATGCTCGGTATGCAAGTTCCCAGCCGCTTAGAGCACCTAAGGCACCGAACAAGGCCTGGCCCCTTCGCTGCAAGTGGCCGATAACGGCAAGGCCGAAGCATGCGCGAAAGAAGTTCCTTCTCATTGTTTTCCCAAACTGCAccccccccagcccctcGTATTCACTAACAATTTCCGCAAACAGACCCTTCGCGGGCAGAAGATCCTCCTCGAACCCGCAGAGGACTCGAGAAAGGAGCAGCTCCGCCAGTGCTAGCCGGTAAAGGCGGCGCTGCCGGCCACTTGCAATCTCGATGCCACCCGCCACAGTTTGTCCTTTCTCCCAGAGACCGAGCTCAGTATAAACTGCAATGAGGTGTAGGCGAGCTGAGAATTGTACCTGAgttggggggtgttggctcGAGAGAGGTTCGAGGTATTGACGAGCGGCTTCAAAATTTCCTTGGAAACGATGCAGTTTGCCTTTCATAAAGTCCAAGCGCGAAGACATAACAATCTCAAGACCCGAAGGCTGGGCAGCATGAAATGGTGTCCACTGACCGACTAGTTTCCAGGCCTCAGATAGGTGGCCGAGTTCAATACACTGCTGGGCACGGAAAAGTACCGCCTCTGCTCGCTGACTATTTCCCTTTCGGTTTAGCCCAGGGGACGGCCAGACCGAAGCCGCTTGCCCACGAGCTAGAGCCAGGGCAGCTTTGCGGAGGGCGATGCTGAAATCAAGCGGCGACGGCCCTATTCGGCCCGCCAGGGTTTCCGCCACTGCCAGTACGTGCTCTTTGAAGTTATAGTCCCCGAATTGCGACATAGAGATACACACTTCAACCGCGCTAGGGAGCTCCCCCGGTAGCAGCTTATCCACGGGAAACTTGTGTAAGAGAGGGACTACGAAAGGGAGGAGCGCGTTTCCTTTCTCGACAAATCTAGAGGATTAATACCGAGTTTACTACGATAATGGAGAATAGGGTCTTACCTAACGTCGAGATCAGAAAAGGAAAACCCATGAAAAATAAGTCTCGCCGAATCCAATTGCCCATCCAAATAGTTAACGCTATTCTGAATAAATATCCGTGAGGATTCTGGCAGTTCGAAATTACGGTATGCCCACCACGGGTCCCCGTGATTTGCATGGGGCGCTAATGATCCAATCGTTACACGTACAGCATGGGTATCGATCGCATCCATCATTGCCTTGACTAGTCGGCCTTCGTCGGAAAATATATCGGGAAGCTGGAATGGCCGTTCCCGTGATTCGTTTCCGTTTTCGTTCCATTTTcgaaaggggaaaagggcTCGACGGAAAAGGTCACCAGGCACAGGTCCAGGCTCCAGATATGCGAGTAGTCGCAGAAACCGCTTGCAATCATCAGAAAATGCAGGGCATCCTCTTGTATGTCGCCCTAGCGATGATATGGTTTGGTATAGCTTACCGCAGTAGCAGCGCCGCTCGTGATCGGTGGAAGCTTGCATCGTGGTCCTCGGATGCTGACGGAATTCGTGGACTGTTGGTCTTGCGAGTTAGTGCGGGGTTTGTCTTTGACGATATGCATCTATCAGTGTTGGACAGTTAAGTGGGTACTACGGAAATACCCGGTCTggtcctccagcttctgcgTGTACTCTGATTAGTAAGTTCACAATTGATCGGTAGCCAGCGGTTAGTAACTGGAATTTATCGTGGAATTTGTTAATGGCTAAAGCTTGACTTGGTTTTTTGGATTGCTGACACAATCCCCCTGACCCAGAGAAGCCCAATGGCTGACCTCGCTTCAATGGTGCCCTTGGTCTTTCTCAGCGCTACCTGTGTTCCTGATCAGCAAGAACCAACTGGAAGCGCTCAGTCGATGCCGGATGTAGCACTCTTCGTTCTGGCTGAGCATGGGTTCACGATTGACGCTGGCGCCCAGTACCCTGGCAAGCATGCGTCAGTGACGGCGGCGATGATAGGGCCAGGTACGCTAAACTCTCGTGAATCGCCCAATGTACCCGCCCGCCGATCAACGCAAAAATCCCGCTCTCGCGTAGAAAGCACATTGAGGCCGCGACCAGGCGGACGTTGGAAACATCGAAGCATACTGCGGAGAACTAGATCGCTCGATTTTACGTGCCCATTTCAGCAGTCGAGCAGGATCATGCCTTTCCATGAAGCGGAGCACGGCTCGTTGCCCGCGCTACTAGTGCATTGGTCTGCCCAATTTGGGCCCTTGGAAGTTGGTCGGCCAAGCGCTAACCAACCTCCACTTAGCAGGGGTTGGAATGCGGCTGATGCAAGAGTGGAGCAGAGTGCGAGCCTGAAATCCACTCTCGCACCAGGCCAGGTGCCCTGGAAGGAGGGATCGAGAGAGATTGAAACTTAGAAGCGCTTGGTCATGACAGCTGGCGGTCTTCGTTTGGCGTGAGCATGGTCCAGGCATTAAGTTGGCCGGGCAAGCGGCCGCAGTGGACTGAGGACAATTCGACATTTCGC from Podospora bellae-mahoneyi strain CBS 112042 chromosome 4, whole genome shotgun sequence harbors:
- a CDS encoding hypothetical protein (EggNog:ENOG503PAQ8), translated to MQASTDHERRCYCGKLYQTISSLGRHTRGCPAFSDDCKRFLRLLAYLEPGPVPGDLFRRALFPFRKWNENGNESRERPFQLPDIFSDEGRLVKAMMDAIDTHAVRVTIGSLAPHANHGDPWWAYRNFELPESSRIFIQNSVNYLDGQLDSARLIFHGFSFSDLDVRFVEKGNALLPFVVPLLHKFPVDKLLPGELPSAVEVCISMSQFGDYNFKEHVLAVAETLAGRIGPSPLDFSIALRKAALALARGQAASVWPSPGLNRKGNSQRAEAVLFRAQQCIELGHLSEAWKLVGQWTPFHAAQPSGLEIVMSSRLDFMKGKLHRFQGNFEAARQYLEPLSSQHPPTQVQFSARLHLIAVYTELGLWEKGQTVAGGIEIASGRQRRLYRLALAELLLSRVLCGFEEDLLPAKGLFAEIVSEYEGLGGVQFGKTMRRNFFRACFGLAVIGHLQRRGQALFGALGALSGWELAYRASRECLVVAEGFPDLICHLAMAQLQLSSAAVQSGPSLERAKQIWAELSNQGLEQRFCFTNLGTRWADMVSEWLEASGCPRIVSQWGGTAGDAREVPKV